The proteins below are encoded in one region of Microbispora sp. NBC_01189:
- a CDS encoding FKBP-type peptidyl-prolyl cis-trans isomerase, translating to MALEKPEIDFPEGEPPADLEIADLVEGTGPEARPGQNVTVHYVGVAFSSGEEFDASWNRGQPFQFPLGGGRVIAGWDRGVAGMKVGGRRRLTIPPHLGYGNRGAGTVIKPGETLIFVVDLLGVG from the coding sequence GTGGCACTGGAGAAGCCCGAGATCGACTTCCCCGAGGGCGAGCCGCCCGCCGACCTGGAGATCGCCGATCTCGTGGAGGGGACCGGCCCGGAGGCCAGGCCGGGGCAGAACGTGACCGTCCACTACGTCGGAGTGGCGTTCTCCTCGGGTGAGGAGTTCGACGCCTCCTGGAACCGCGGGCAGCCGTTCCAGTTCCCGCTCGGCGGCGGCCGGGTCATCGCCGGCTGGGACCGCGGCGTGGCCGGCATGAAGGTCGGCGGCCGCCGGCGGCTGACGATCCCCCCGCACCTCGGGTACGGCAACCGCGGCGCGGGCACCGTCATCAAGCCGGGCGAGACGCTCATCTTCGTGGTCGACCTGCTCGGCGTCGGCTGA
- a CDS encoding cytochrome P450: MTTRPTRPTGRAPITSVPDVDLSSWDFWARPDEEREHAFRLLRDLDAPAFFAEPEVNFAGTRGPGYHALVRHADILEASRTPEIFCSGDGGATNIPDLPAEFTEYFGSMINMDDPRHARLRRIVSRAFTPRMIRQFEADVEAAASRIVDDLLETGPGCDFVTEVAARLPLKIICDMAGIPEKDYGFVFDRSNVILGATDPEYGGDPQGIAHALLTAAMELQQLVQDLAAHRTGRPTGDLISSLVNANIDGERLTTQELASFFILLVVAGNETTRNAISSGMRLLTLNPDQRRLWLEDFEGRAPRAVEEIVRLAAPVNYMRRKVTRDHEMNGTFYRKGEKVLLFYWAANRDERVFGDPLRFDLLRDPNPHVGFGGPGPHFCLGAHLARREITVMFRELLRRVPRIEAGEPERLLSGFINGVKHMPCTF; the protein is encoded by the coding sequence ATGACAACGCGGCCCACGCGGCCCACGGGGCGGGCGCCCATCACCTCCGTGCCGGACGTCGACCTGTCGAGCTGGGACTTCTGGGCCCGGCCGGACGAGGAGCGGGAGCACGCCTTCCGGCTGCTGCGCGATCTGGACGCACCGGCCTTCTTCGCCGAGCCCGAGGTCAACTTCGCCGGGACGCGCGGCCCCGGCTACCACGCGCTCGTGCGGCACGCCGACATCCTGGAGGCCAGCCGCACGCCCGAGATCTTCTGCTCCGGCGACGGCGGGGCGACCAACATCCCCGACCTGCCCGCGGAGTTCACCGAGTATTTCGGCTCGATGATCAACATGGACGACCCGCGGCACGCCCGCCTGCGGCGCATCGTCTCCCGGGCGTTCACCCCACGCATGATCAGGCAGTTCGAGGCCGACGTCGAGGCGGCGGCATCCCGCATCGTGGACGACCTGCTGGAGACCGGGCCGGGCTGCGACTTCGTGACCGAGGTGGCCGCCAGGCTGCCACTGAAGATCATCTGCGACATGGCGGGCATCCCGGAGAAGGACTACGGCTTCGTCTTCGACCGGTCGAACGTCATCCTCGGTGCCACCGACCCCGAGTACGGCGGCGATCCGCAGGGCATCGCGCACGCGCTGCTCACCGCCGCGATGGAGCTGCAGCAGCTGGTGCAGGACCTCGCCGCCCACCGGACCGGGCGGCCCACCGGCGATCTCATCTCGTCGCTGGTCAACGCCAACATCGACGGGGAGCGGCTGACCACGCAGGAACTCGCCTCGTTCTTCATCCTGCTCGTCGTGGCGGGCAACGAGACGACCCGCAACGCCATCTCCTCCGGCATGCGCCTGCTCACCCTCAACCCCGATCAGCGGCGGCTCTGGCTGGAGGACTTCGAGGGCCGCGCGCCGCGCGCCGTCGAGGAGATCGTCCGGCTGGCGGCGCCGGTCAACTACATGCGCCGCAAGGTCACCCGGGACCATGAGATGAACGGCACGTTCTACCGCAAGGGCGAGAAGGTGCTGCTGTTCTACTGGGCCGCCAACCGGGACGAGCGGGTGTTCGGCGACCCGCTGCGGTTCGACCTCCTGCGCGACCCCAACCCGCACGTCGGGTTCGGCGGCCCCGGCCCCCACTTCTGCCTCGGCGCCCACCTGGCCCGCCGCGAGATCACCGTGATGTTCCGCGAACTGCTGCGCCGGGTCCCCCGCATCGAGGCGGGCGAGCCGGAGCGCCTGCTGTCCGGCTTCATCAACGGTGTCAAGCACATGCCCTGCACGTTCTGA
- a CDS encoding long-chain fatty acid--CoA ligase: MLNLAVVLEDSARDTPDATAVVFGDLRLPYSLVDTIANQVANLLTARGVGRGDKVALACPNLPYFPFVYYGILKAGATVVPLNVLLQAREIAYHLDDSDAKAFFCFEGTPELPLGERGRAGFAEAGRAEHFVVLPATPFATESAYGETLWAALDGMPGEFETVQTSPEDTAVILYTSGTTGQPKGAELTHQNMVMNAVISDEMFQRQDRNAYLVTLPLFHSFGQTVLMNAGFRRRATLVLMPRFEPAGALALMEQEEVTLFAGVPTMYWAMLTAVRTGAAVVPSSLVTAASGGSALPVEVLKDFSATFGVDILEGYGLSETSPVASFNQPGRPAKAGSIGTPIWGVEMRLVDAEGNTVGDADGIGEIAVRGHNVMKGYHNRPEATAEVMRDGWFRTGDMARRDEDGYYFIVDRAKDMIIRGGFNVYPREIEEVLMTHPAVSLAAVVGVPHESHGEEVKAYVIRTPGDTTTEEELVAWSRETMAAYKYPRIVEFRESLPMTATGKILKRELR, translated from the coding sequence ATGCTCAACCTGGCCGTCGTGCTGGAGGACAGCGCACGTGACACGCCCGACGCCACCGCGGTCGTCTTCGGCGACCTCCGCCTGCCGTACTCACTCGTGGACACCATCGCCAACCAGGTCGCCAATCTGCTCACCGCCCGCGGTGTGGGCAGGGGCGACAAGGTCGCCCTTGCCTGCCCGAACCTGCCGTACTTCCCGTTCGTGTACTACGGGATCCTCAAGGCGGGCGCGACCGTGGTCCCGCTGAACGTGCTGCTGCAGGCCAGGGAGATCGCCTATCACCTGGACGACTCCGACGCCAAGGCGTTCTTCTGCTTCGAGGGCACGCCGGAGCTGCCACTGGGCGAGCGCGGCCGGGCCGGGTTCGCCGAGGCCGGGCGGGCCGAGCATTTCGTCGTGCTGCCGGCAACGCCGTTCGCCACCGAGTCCGCGTACGGCGAGACGCTGTGGGCGGCGCTGGACGGGATGCCCGGCGAGTTCGAGACCGTGCAGACCTCCCCGGAGGACACGGCGGTCATCCTCTACACGAGCGGCACCACCGGGCAGCCCAAGGGCGCCGAGCTGACCCACCAGAACATGGTGATGAACGCCGTCATCAGCGACGAGATGTTCCAGCGCCAGGACCGGAACGCCTACCTTGTGACGCTGCCGCTGTTCCACTCCTTCGGCCAGACCGTGCTGATGAACGCCGGGTTCCGGCGCCGCGCCACGCTCGTGCTGATGCCGCGCTTCGAGCCGGCCGGGGCCCTCGCCCTGATGGAGCAGGAGGAGGTCACGCTCTTCGCCGGGGTGCCGACGATGTACTGGGCGATGCTCACCGCGGTGCGCACAGGAGCCGCCGTGGTGCCGTCGTCGCTGGTCACCGCGGCCTCCGGCGGGTCCGCGCTGCCGGTCGAGGTGCTCAAGGACTTCAGCGCGACGTTCGGGGTGGACATCCTGGAGGGCTACGGCCTGTCGGAGACCTCGCCGGTGGCCTCGTTCAACCAGCCGGGCCGCCCCGCCAAGGCCGGCTCGATCGGCACCCCGATCTGGGGCGTCGAGATGAGGCTGGTGGACGCCGAGGGGAACACCGTCGGCGACGCGGACGGCATCGGCGAGATCGCCGTCCGCGGCCACAACGTCATGAAGGGCTACCACAACCGGCCCGAGGCGACCGCGGAGGTCATGCGGGACGGGTGGTTCCGGACCGGCGACATGGCCCGGCGCGACGAGGACGGTTACTACTTCATCGTCGACCGGGCCAAGGACATGATCATCAGGGGTGGGTTCAACGTCTATCCCCGGGAGATCGAGGAGGTCCTCATGACCCACCCGGCGGTCTCGCTCGCCGCGGTCGTCGGGGTGCCCCACGAGTCGCACGGCGAGGAGGTCAAGGCGTACGTCATCCGCACGCCCGGCGACACGACCACCGAGGAGGAGCTGGTGGCGTGGAGCAGGGAGACGATGGCGGCCTACAAGTACCCGCGGATCGTGGAGTTCCGCGAGTCCCTGCCGATGACCGCCACCGGCAAGATCCTCAAGCGTGAGCTGCGGTAG
- a CDS encoding CaiB/BaiF CoA-transferase family protein encodes MERSPGPLAGIRVLELAGLAPGPFAGMMLADHGAEVLRVDRVAAVAAVGDEPRREVMDRGKRTIGLDLKSPEGAAAFRRLAERADVVIEVFRPGVAERLGIGPADLRAVNERLVYGRLTGWGQDGPLAHTAGHDIDYIAIAGVLSMLGRAGGRPTPPVNVLGDFAGGGLMLAYGVLLALIERERTGRGRVVDAAMVDGAALLFSMFHGAVHGGQWGPRGTNLLDTGAPMYDTYETADGGFLAVGALEPRFWAEMLGRMGIGDLPARDDRANWPVIRERLAEAFRSRTRAEWEEVFEGSDACVVPVLDPREAARHPHNVARGTFVEVGGVPQAAPAPRLPGAGHGDLSPATRLHDLSAWGLSGDEADALRAAGVLA; translated from the coding sequence ATGGAGAGGTCACCGGGGCCGCTGGCGGGGATCCGGGTGCTGGAGCTGGCCGGGCTCGCGCCCGGGCCGTTCGCCGGGATGATGCTCGCCGACCACGGCGCCGAGGTGCTGCGCGTCGACAGGGTGGCCGCGGTGGCCGCGGTGGGCGACGAGCCCCGGCGGGAGGTGATGGACCGCGGCAAGCGGACCATCGGCCTCGACCTCAAGTCGCCCGAGGGCGCGGCGGCGTTCCGGCGGCTGGCGGAGCGGGCCGACGTGGTGATCGAGGTGTTCCGCCCGGGCGTCGCCGAGCGGCTCGGCATCGGGCCCGCCGACCTGCGCGCCGTCAACGAGCGGCTCGTGTACGGCCGGCTGACCGGCTGGGGCCAGGACGGCCCGCTCGCCCACACCGCGGGGCACGACATCGACTACATCGCGATCGCGGGAGTGCTGTCGATGCTGGGCCGCGCGGGCGGCAGGCCCACCCCGCCCGTCAACGTCCTCGGCGACTTCGCCGGCGGCGGGCTCATGCTCGCGTACGGCGTGCTGCTGGCCCTGATCGAGCGGGAGCGGACCGGCCGCGGCCGGGTGGTGGACGCCGCGATGGTCGACGGCGCGGCGCTGCTGTTCTCGATGTTCCACGGCGCGGTGCACGGCGGGCAGTGGGGTCCGCGCGGGACCAACCTCCTCGACACCGGCGCCCCCATGTACGACACGTACGAGACGGCCGACGGCGGGTTCCTCGCGGTGGGCGCGCTGGAACCGCGGTTCTGGGCGGAGATGCTCGGCCGCATGGGCATCGGCGACCTGCCCGCCCGCGACGACCGGGCCAACTGGCCGGTCATCCGCGAACGGCTGGCCGAGGCGTTCCGGTCCCGTACGCGGGCCGAGTGGGAGGAGGTCTTCGAGGGCTCCGACGCCTGCGTGGTCCCGGTGCTCGACCCGCGCGAGGCGGCCCGGCACCCGCACAACGTGGCGCGCGGCACGTTCGTGGAGGTCGGCGGGGTTCCGCAGGCCGCGCCCGCGCCCCGGCTGCCCGGCGCCGGGCACGGCGACCTGTCCCCCGCCACCCGGTTGCACGACCTGAGCGCGTGGGGGCTGTCCGGCGACGAGGCGGACGCGCTGCGCGCCGCCGGCGTCCTGGCCTGA
- a CDS encoding GuaB1 family IMP dehydrogenase-related protein: protein MRFLNDVTPPYDLTYSDVFMVPSRSAIGSRLAVDLSTVDGTGTTIPVVVANMTAVAGRRMAETIARRGGVAVIPQDIPIEVVADVVDWVKNRDLVHDTAIALTPHDTVGEALTLLPKRAHGAVIVVDWNKRPVGVVTEADCHGVDMFTQLSQVMTPSPQTLPRGIDPQAAFEALHGGRHRLAPVVDENGGLVGILTRTGALRSTLYQPAVDARNRLRIAAAVGVNGDVAAKSKELLDAGVDVLVVDTAHGHQEKMIGALRAVRALDPAVPVAAGNVVTAEGVRDLVEAGADIVKVGVGPGAMCTTRMMTGVGRPQFSAVLECSAEARRLGRHVWADGGVRHPRDVALALAAGAANVMIGSWFAGTYESPGDTRTAADGRKYKENYGMASARAVRLRTAEDTPFERARKALFEEGISTSRMYLDPARPSVEDQIDAIVAGLRSSCTYAGATTLEEFHERAVVGVQSASGYSEGMPLHQSW from the coding sequence GTGCGATTCCTCAACGATGTGACGCCGCCCTACGATCTCACGTACAGCGATGTCTTCATGGTGCCCTCCCGTTCCGCGATCGGGTCCCGCCTGGCCGTGGATCTGTCCACGGTGGACGGAACCGGCACCACGATCCCCGTCGTCGTCGCCAACATGACGGCCGTCGCCGGCCGCCGCATGGCCGAGACGATCGCCCGCCGCGGCGGCGTCGCCGTCATCCCCCAGGACATCCCGATCGAGGTCGTGGCCGACGTCGTCGACTGGGTCAAGAACCGCGACCTGGTCCACGACACGGCCATCGCCCTCACCCCGCACGACACCGTCGGAGAGGCGCTGACCCTGCTGCCCAAACGGGCCCACGGCGCGGTCATCGTGGTCGACTGGAACAAGCGCCCGGTCGGCGTGGTGACCGAGGCCGACTGCCACGGCGTCGACATGTTCACCCAGCTCTCCCAGGTGATGACCCCCTCGCCGCAGACGCTGCCGCGCGGGATCGACCCGCAGGCGGCGTTCGAGGCGCTGCACGGGGGCCGCCACCGGCTCGCCCCCGTCGTGGACGAGAACGGCGGGCTCGTCGGGATCCTCACCCGCACCGGGGCGCTGCGCTCCACCCTCTACCAGCCCGCCGTCGACGCCCGGAACCGGCTCAGGATCGCGGCCGCGGTCGGGGTGAACGGCGACGTGGCCGCCAAGTCCAAGGAACTGCTCGACGCCGGCGTCGACGTGCTCGTGGTCGACACCGCGCACGGCCACCAGGAGAAGATGATCGGCGCGCTGCGGGCCGTGCGCGCGCTCGACCCCGCCGTGCCGGTCGCGGCGGGCAACGTCGTCACCGCCGAGGGCGTACGCGACCTGGTCGAGGCAGGGGCCGACATCGTGAAGGTCGGGGTGGGGCCGGGCGCCATGTGCACGACCCGGATGATGACCGGCGTCGGGCGCCCGCAGTTCTCCGCCGTGCTGGAGTGCTCGGCCGAGGCCCGCCGTCTCGGGCGGCACGTCTGGGCCGACGGCGGCGTGCGCCATCCCCGCGACGTCGCGCTCGCGCTCGCGGCGGGCGCCGCCAACGTCATGATCGGCTCGTGGTTCGCCGGCACGTACGAGTCTCCCGGCGACACCCGCACCGCGGCCGACGGCCGCAAGTACAAGGAGAACTACGGCATGGCCTCCGCCCGCGCCGTACGGCTGCGCACCGCTGAGGACACGCCGTTCGAGCGGGCCCGCAAGGCGTTGTTCGAGGAGGGCATCTCGACCTCCCGGATGTATCTCGACCCCGCGCGGCCGAGCGTGGAGGACCAGATCGACGCCATCGTGGCCGGCCTGCGGTCCTCCTGCACCTACGCGGGCGCCACCACGCTGGAGGAGTTCCACGAGCGGGCGGTGGTCGGCGTGCAGAGCGCCTCCGGCTACAGCGAGGGCATGCCGCTGCACCAGAGCTGGTGA
- a CDS encoding GyrI-like domain-containing protein, with product MIIVDRPETLVVGYVVRTTNAAEADPSLARLPALWARAGAPGAFAHVPGRVDENLYAVLTDYESDHNGAYTQIVGVAVHTAARLPESMVAVRVPGVPSLKAEARGPLPGALIDAWRQVWQHTESGATPARAFTTDLEIHHPGGADLYVATLPSFGEPSGPPAQVQAAPA from the coding sequence GTGATCATCGTCGACCGTCCGGAGACGCTTGTCGTCGGCTACGTCGTACGGACGACCAACGCGGCGGAGGCCGACCCCTCCCTCGCCCGGCTGCCGGCCCTGTGGGCCCGCGCCGGAGCGCCGGGGGCGTTCGCCCACGTGCCGGGCCGGGTCGACGAGAACCTGTACGCCGTGCTGACGGACTACGAGAGCGACCACAACGGCGCCTACACGCAGATCGTCGGCGTGGCCGTGCACACGGCCGCGCGACTGCCGGAGAGCATGGTCGCCGTACGGGTGCCCGGCGTGCCCTCGCTGAAGGCCGAGGCGCGGGGGCCCCTGCCCGGGGCGCTGATCGACGCCTGGCGGCAGGTGTGGCAGCACACCGAGTCGGGCGCGACCCCCGCCCGCGCCTTCACCACCGACCTGGAGATCCACCACCCCGGCGGAGCCGACCTGTACGTCGCGACCCTGCCGTCCTTCGGCGAGCCCTCCGGGCCCCCGGCGCAGGTCCAGGCCGCACCGGCCTGA
- a CDS encoding FAD-binding oxidoreductase has protein sequence MPERTASMTAHTKAVEQIRDSYAAIPEDAAPRLAKATTNLFRFRAPAKTAALSARDLDQVIHVDPVTMTAEVQGMTTYENLVDATLPHGLMPYVVPQLKTITLGGAVTGLGIESSSFRDGLPHESVEELEILTGDGRIVVARADNEYADLFRSFPNSYGTLGYALRIRIKLARVKPYVKLTHIRFGDAHKCMLAMQEICESREYDGEPIDFVDGTFFGPDELYVTVGSFSDRAPYTSDYTGMRIYYQSIRSRARDWLTVRDYLWRWDTDWFWCSRAFGVQQPLVRSLLPRRWMRSDVYRRLVGLDQRYGLTARIDRWRNNPVHESVIQDVEVPVERGAEFLEVFHREVGMTPVWMCPLRATGEWSLYPLEPGRLYVNFGFWGMVPLPRGQYDGYHNRLIERAVHALDGHKSLYSTSFYGREEFWRLYNGDAYWPVKSAYDPGGRLLDLYDKCVRAR, from the coding sequence ATGCCAGAGCGCACGGCCAGTATGACCGCCCATACAAAAGCCGTCGAGCAGATCAGGGACTCCTACGCCGCCATCCCCGAAGACGCCGCTCCTCGGCTGGCCAAGGCCACGACGAACCTGTTCCGCTTCCGCGCGCCGGCCAAGACGGCGGCGCTGTCCGCCCGTGACCTGGACCAGGTCATCCACGTCGACCCGGTGACCATGACGGCAGAGGTCCAGGGCATGACGACGTACGAGAACCTGGTGGACGCCACGCTGCCGCACGGGCTCATGCCGTACGTCGTGCCGCAGCTGAAGACGATCACGCTCGGTGGCGCGGTCACCGGGCTCGGCATCGAGTCGAGCAGCTTCCGGGACGGCCTGCCGCACGAGTCGGTGGAGGAACTGGAGATCCTCACCGGCGACGGGCGGATCGTGGTGGCCCGGGCCGACAACGAGTACGCGGACCTGTTCCGGTCCTTTCCCAACTCCTACGGCACGCTCGGCTACGCCCTGCGCATCCGCATCAAGCTGGCCCGGGTCAAGCCGTACGTCAAGCTGACCCACATCCGCTTCGGCGACGCCCACAAGTGCATGCTCGCCATGCAGGAGATCTGCGAGAGCCGTGAGTACGACGGCGAGCCGATCGACTTCGTCGACGGCACGTTCTTCGGTCCCGACGAGCTGTACGTCACCGTCGGCTCGTTCTCCGACCGGGCGCCCTACACTTCCGACTACACCGGCATGCGGATCTACTACCAGTCGATCCGCAGCCGCGCCCGCGACTGGCTCACCGTCCGCGACTACCTGTGGCGCTGGGACACCGACTGGTTCTGGTGCTCGCGCGCCTTCGGGGTGCAGCAGCCGCTGGTCCGCTCGCTCCTGCCGCGCCGGTGGATGCGCTCGGACGTCTACCGCAGGCTCGTCGGCCTCGACCAGAGGTACGGCCTGACGGCCAGGATCGACCGCTGGCGGAACAACCCCGTGCACGAGTCGGTGATCCAGGACGTCGAGGTCCCGGTCGAGCGGGGCGCGGAGTTCCTGGAGGTCTTCCACCGCGAGGTCGGCATGACCCCGGTCTGGATGTGCCCGCTCAGGGCGACCGGCGAGTGGTCGCTCTATCCCCTCGAACCCGGCCGCCTGTACGTGAACTTCGGCTTCTGGGGGATGGTGCCGCTGCCGCGCGGCCAGTACGACGGGTATCACAACCGGCTGATCGAGCGTGCCGTGCACGCGCTCGACGGCCACAAGTCGCTGTACTCCACCTCCTTCTACGGTCGTGAGGAGTTCTGGCGGCTCTACAACGGGGACGCCTACTGGCCGGTCAAGAGTGCCTACGACCCGGGCGGCCGGCTGCTGGACCTGTACGACAAGTGCGTCAGGGCCAGGTAG
- a CDS encoding class I SAM-dependent methyltransferase, protein MTLAEIFEKIVGPDAGVEFVAYDGSKAGSPGADVRVEVKTPAAVAYLAQAPGELGLARAYIAGHMDVHGDMYTLLDRMWSLTINDLPLGEKVAAVRSLGLKPLLMRVPPPPQEARRSTLAKLGSRHAKQRDAEVIHHHYDVSNQFYEWVLGPSMAYTCAVFPRPDATLEEAQHTKFDLVARKLDLKPGMRLLDVGCGWGGMVMHAAREYGVKGLGVTLSRQQAEYAQKAIAEAGLSELAEVRFTDYRDVAETGFDRVSSIGLTEHIGKDNLPSYFSFLYGKLKPGGRLLNHCITRPTSTEKTLNKGGFINRYVFPDGELESVGHLIRQMEDIGYEVRHEENLREHYALTLREWCRNLDEHWEEAVEEVGQGTARVWRLYMAGCVVGFERNKVQLHQVLGVRLDEGRSHVPLRPSLDWP, encoded by the coding sequence ATGACTCTTGCGGAGATCTTCGAGAAGATCGTCGGTCCTGACGCGGGCGTCGAGTTCGTCGCCTACGACGGCAGCAAGGCGGGATCCCCAGGCGCGGATGTCCGCGTCGAGGTGAAGACGCCGGCGGCGGTGGCCTACCTCGCGCAGGCGCCGGGAGAGCTCGGTCTCGCCCGCGCGTACATCGCGGGGCACATGGACGTGCACGGTGACATGTACACCCTGCTCGACCGTATGTGGTCGCTGACGATCAACGACCTTCCCCTCGGGGAGAAGGTGGCCGCCGTCCGCTCGCTCGGGCTCAAGCCGCTGCTGATGCGCGTTCCGCCGCCGCCGCAGGAGGCGCGGCGGAGCACGCTGGCGAAGCTCGGCAGCCGGCACGCCAAGCAGCGCGACGCCGAGGTGATCCACCACCACTACGACGTCTCCAACCAGTTCTACGAGTGGGTGCTCGGCCCCTCCATGGCGTACACCTGCGCGGTCTTCCCCCGGCCGGACGCGACGCTGGAGGAGGCGCAGCACACCAAGTTCGACCTGGTCGCCAGGAAGCTGGACCTCAAGCCCGGCATGCGGCTGCTCGACGTCGGCTGCGGCTGGGGCGGCATGGTCATGCACGCGGCCAGGGAGTACGGCGTGAAGGGCCTCGGCGTCACGCTGTCGCGCCAGCAGGCCGAGTACGCGCAGAAGGCCATCGCCGAGGCCGGGCTGTCGGAGCTCGCCGAGGTCCGTTTCACGGACTACCGCGACGTCGCGGAAACCGGTTTCGACCGGGTCAGCTCGATCGGCCTCACCGAGCACATCGGCAAGGACAACCTGCCGTCCTACTTCTCCTTCCTCTACGGCAAGCTCAAGCCGGGCGGGCGCCTCCTCAACCACTGCATCACCCGCCCGACCAGCACGGAGAAGACCCTGAACAAGGGTGGCTTCATCAACCGCTACGTCTTCCCCGACGGCGAGCTCGAGTCGGTCGGCCACCTGATCCGTCAGATGGAGGACATCGGCTACGAGGTCCGGCACGAGGAGAACCTGCGCGAGCACTACGCGCTGACCCTGCGTGAGTGGTGCAGGAACCTCGACGAGCACTGGGAGGAGGCCGTGGAGGAGGTCGGCCAGGGCACCGCCCGGGTCTGGCGGCTCTACATGGCCGGGTGCGTGGTCGGGTTCGAGCGCAACAAGGTGCAGCTCCACCAGGTGCTCGGTGTCCGGCTCGACGAGGGACGGTCGCACGTGCCGCTCCGCCCGTCCCTCGACTGGCCGTGA
- a CDS encoding YrzE family protein — MQYSPAAEPASPAVDRRLLVSYDNYAAAQRAVDTLSDAGFPVENSAIIGSDLRLEETVTGRLTNGRAALTGLISGAVFGLIVGMFLGLFTSTTTSFFGLVLWSILWGAIAGAAFGFVGHAFTGGTRDFSSRSSIVAGRYDVLVASPMLDQAQALLQGGVRPADTVVVPRPPSAGPATPSATPPVTVPVTPPPPVSGDTAPQEDLRTDEERAEDVLDEDARDRETRDESGLSRGRRM, encoded by the coding sequence ATGCAGTACTCACCGGCCGCGGAGCCGGCCAGTCCGGCGGTCGACAGACGGCTGCTGGTCAGCTACGACAACTACGCCGCGGCGCAGCGCGCCGTCGACACCCTGTCCGACGCCGGTTTCCCGGTGGAGAACAGCGCGATCATCGGTAGTGACCTGCGCCTGGAGGAGACCGTCACCGGGCGGCTCACCAACGGCAGGGCCGCGCTGACCGGCCTGATCAGCGGCGCCGTCTTCGGACTCATCGTCGGCATGTTCCTCGGGCTGTTCACCTCGACCACGACCTCGTTCTTCGGGCTCGTGCTGTGGTCGATCCTGTGGGGGGCCATCGCGGGCGCCGCCTTCGGCTTCGTCGGCCACGCCTTCACCGGCGGGACGCGCGACTTCTCCTCCCGGAGCTCGATCGTCGCCGGGCGCTACGACGTGCTGGTGGCCTCCCCCATGCTGGACCAGGCGCAGGCCCTGCTGCAGGGCGGGGTGCGGCCGGCCGACACCGTCGTCGTCCCACGGCCGCCGTCCGCAGGGCCCGCCACACCGTCCGCCACGCCGCCCGTCACCGTACCTGTGACGCCGCCTCCACCGGTCTCCGGCGACACCGCCCCGCAGGAGGACCTCCGTACGGACGAGGAGCGCGCGGAGGACGTCCTCGACGAGGACGCCCGCGACAGGGAGACGCGGGACGAGTCCGGGCTGTCGAGGGGCCGCAGGATGTGA